One genomic window of Quercus lobata isolate SW786 chromosome 9, ValleyOak3.0 Primary Assembly, whole genome shotgun sequence includes the following:
- the LOC115960137 gene encoding uncharacterized protein LOC115960137 isoform X7 — MDKTLEEASSKGKKRQRDQQPTDPQTNQLHHQILSLEDNLSFTDTLVALRMMRAQFPRIDKVSIQPFILRSQLYSSVKDRTQVDRELESLRREKVVRIFKLNTGQDDHAIMFLDDYLNQMENVVKRLEGKEGDQVFKWFRTHVIDSKLEPSIEHQELYTLLSLGGMVKDGHISLLINAGLLILKSVVLWSFSVLASYSIRFGRVYGSAADCLFLGLGDAVMG; from the exons ATGGACAAAACATTAGAAGAAGCTTCATCCAAAGGCAAAAAACGCCAGCGAGACCAACAACCTACCGATCCTCAAACCAACCAacttcatcatcaaattttatcACTAG AGGATAATCTTTCATTTACCGATACATTGGTAGCGCTTCGCATGATGCGAGCTCAGTTTCCTCGCATTGACAAG GTCTCGATTCAGCCCTTCATTTTAAGGTCACAATTGTACAGCAGCGTAAAGGACAGAACTCAAGTGGATAGGGAATTAGAG TCATTAAGAAGAGAGAAAGTAGTGCgcattttcaaattaaataccGGACAGGATGATCATGCTATTATGTTTTTGGATGACTATCTAAACCAG atggaaaatgttgtgaaaagaTTGGAAGGAAAGGAGGGTGATCAAGTGTTCAAGTGGTTTAGAACACATGTTATTGATTCCAAGCTGGAACCTAGTATTGAACATCAAGAGCTT TATACACTCTTATCACTTGGGGGAATGGTTAAGGATGGACACATCTCCCTTTTAATCAATGCTGGCCTTCTT ATTCTCAAATCAGTTGTTCTGTGGAGCTTCTCAGTCCTTGCTTCATAT TCAATTAGGTTTGGCAGGGTTTATGGTAGTGCTGCTGATTGTCTTTTCCTGGGCCTAGGAGATGCTGTCATGGGTTGA
- the LOC115960137 gene encoding uncharacterized protein LOC115960137 isoform X5: MPLLQYTLLSLGGMVKDGHISLLINAGLLILKSVVLWSFSVLASYDWETGIFYDFFAHISSKLPRGGDDTMIWQLNRSGVFDVRSFYFSLLAAPSVSFPWKSIWCVKVPKRVAFFLWTAARGGILTIDNLVKKDLPLVNWCCLYRCEEETVDHLLIHCKYAHTLWSEVLRLFGVQWVMPKNVVSLLSAWWNWLGSHTSNVWNMVPACLMWLIWKERNARTFEETERLVDCVKSLLLRTLFEWSRIWGFTHCHSLFNFLNSVSLSF, translated from the exons ATGCCTTTGCTGCAGTATACACTCTTATCACTTGGGGGAATGGTTAAGGATGGACACATCTCCCTTTTAATCAATGCTGGCCTTCTT ATTCTCAAATCAGTTGTTCTGTGGAGCTTCTCAGTCCTTGCTTCATAT GATTGGGAGACAGGgatcttttatgatttttttgcGCATATCTCATCCAAGCTACCTAGAGGGGGTGATGACACCATGATATGGCAATTGAACCGTAGTGGTGTTTTTGATGTGCgctctttctatttttcattgcTAGCAGCCCCGTCGGTGTCTTTTCCTTGGAAGAGCATTTGGTGTGTTAAGGTCCCTAAAAGGGTGGCTTTCTTTTTATGGACAGCTGCTAGGGGTGGGATTCTTACTATAGACAACCTTGTTAAGAAGGATTTACCTCTTGTTAATTGGTGCTGCCTCTATCGATGTGAAGAGGAAACTGTGGATCACTTATTGATCCATTGTAAGTATGCTCATACCTTGTGGAGTGAAGTCCTTCGTTTGTTTGGGGTTCAGTGGGTGATGCCCAAGAACGTTGTTTCTCTTCTCTCTGcatggtggaattggttgggtaGTCACACTTCAAATGTGTGGAATATGGTTCCAGCGTGTCTTATGTGGTTAATTTGGAAGGAACGCAATGCCCGAACTTTTGAGGAAACTGAGAGACTTGTAGATTGTGTGAAGTCCTTGCTGCttaggactttgtttgagtggtcccGTATTTGGGGGTTTACGCATTGTCATTCTTTGttcaattttcttaattctGTTAGcctttctttttga
- the LOC115960137 gene encoding uncharacterized protein LOC115960137 isoform X2 — MDKTLEEASSKGKKRQRDQQPTDPQTNQLHHQILSLALRMMRAQFPRIDKVSIQPFILRSQLYSSVKDRTQVDRELESLRREKVVRIFKLNTGQDDHAIMFLDDYLNQMENVVKRLEGKEGDQVFKWFRTHVIDSKLEPSIEHQELYTLLSLGGMVKDGHISLLINAGLLILKSVVLWSFSVLASYDWETGIFYDFFAHISSKLPRGGDDTMIWQLNRSGVFDVRSFYFSLLAAPSVSFPWKSIWCVKVPKRVAFFLWTAARGGILTIDNLVKKDLPLVNWCCLYRCEEETVDHLLIHCKYAHTLWSEVLRLFGVQWVMPKNVVSLLSAWWNWLGSHTSNVWNMVPACLMWLIWKERNARTFEETERLVDCVKSLLLRTLFEWSRIWGFTHCHSLFNFLNSVSLSF; from the exons ATGGACAAAACATTAGAAGAAGCTTCATCCAAAGGCAAAAAACGCCAGCGAGACCAACAACCTACCGATCCTCAAACCAACCAacttcatcatcaaattttatcACTAG CGCTTCGCATGATGCGAGCTCAGTTTCCTCGCATTGACAAG GTCTCGATTCAGCCCTTCATTTTAAGGTCACAATTGTACAGCAGCGTAAAGGACAGAACTCAAGTGGATAGGGAATTAGAG TCATTAAGAAGAGAGAAAGTAGTGCgcattttcaaattaaataccGGACAGGATGATCATGCTATTATGTTTTTGGATGACTATCTAAACCAG atggaaaatgttgtgaaaagaTTGGAAGGAAAGGAGGGTGATCAAGTGTTCAAGTGGTTTAGAACACATGTTATTGATTCCAAGCTGGAACCTAGTATTGAACATCAAGAGCTT TATACACTCTTATCACTTGGGGGAATGGTTAAGGATGGACACATCTCCCTTTTAATCAATGCTGGCCTTCTT ATTCTCAAATCAGTTGTTCTGTGGAGCTTCTCAGTCCTTGCTTCATAT GATTGGGAGACAGGgatcttttatgatttttttgcGCATATCTCATCCAAGCTACCTAGAGGGGGTGATGACACCATGATATGGCAATTGAACCGTAGTGGTGTTTTTGATGTGCgctctttctatttttcattgcTAGCAGCCCCGTCGGTGTCTTTTCCTTGGAAGAGCATTTGGTGTGTTAAGGTCCCTAAAAGGGTGGCTTTCTTTTTATGGACAGCTGCTAGGGGTGGGATTCTTACTATAGACAACCTTGTTAAGAAGGATTTACCTCTTGTTAATTGGTGCTGCCTCTATCGATGTGAAGAGGAAACTGTGGATCACTTATTGATCCATTGTAAGTATGCTCATACCTTGTGGAGTGAAGTCCTTCGTTTGTTTGGGGTTCAGTGGGTGATGCCCAAGAACGTTGTTTCTCTTCTCTCTGcatggtggaattggttgggtaGTCACACTTCAAATGTGTGGAATATGGTTCCAGCGTGTCTTATGTGGTTAATTTGGAAGGAACGCAATGCCCGAACTTTTGAGGAAACTGAGAGACTTGTAGATTGTGTGAAGTCCTTGCTGCttaggactttgtttgagtggtcccGTATTTGGGGGTTTACGCATTGTCATTCTTTGttcaattttcttaattctGTTAGcctttctttttga
- the LOC115960137 gene encoding uncharacterized protein LOC115960137 isoform X1, protein MDKTLEEASSKGKKRQRDQQPTDPQTNQLHHQILSLEDNLSFTDTLVALRMMRAQFPRIDKVSIQPFILRSQLYSSVKDRTQVDRELESLRREKVVRIFKLNTGQDDHAIMFLDDYLNQMENVVKRLEGKEGDQVFKWFRTHVIDSKLEPSIEHQELYTLLSLGGMVKDGHISLLINAGLLILKSVVLWSFSVLASYDWETGIFYDFFAHISSKLPRGGDDTMIWQLNRSGVFDVRSFYFSLLAAPSVSFPWKSIWCVKVPKRVAFFLWTAARGGILTIDNLVKKDLPLVNWCCLYRCEEETVDHLLIHCKYAHTLWSEVLRLFGVQWVMPKNVVSLLSAWWNWLGSHTSNVWNMVPACLMWLIWKERNARTFEETERLVDCVKSLLLRTLFEWSRIWGFTHCHSLFNFLNSVSLSF, encoded by the exons ATGGACAAAACATTAGAAGAAGCTTCATCCAAAGGCAAAAAACGCCAGCGAGACCAACAACCTACCGATCCTCAAACCAACCAacttcatcatcaaattttatcACTAG AGGATAATCTTTCATTTACCGATACATTGGTAGCGCTTCGCATGATGCGAGCTCAGTTTCCTCGCATTGACAAG GTCTCGATTCAGCCCTTCATTTTAAGGTCACAATTGTACAGCAGCGTAAAGGACAGAACTCAAGTGGATAGGGAATTAGAG TCATTAAGAAGAGAGAAAGTAGTGCgcattttcaaattaaataccGGACAGGATGATCATGCTATTATGTTTTTGGATGACTATCTAAACCAG atggaaaatgttgtgaaaagaTTGGAAGGAAAGGAGGGTGATCAAGTGTTCAAGTGGTTTAGAACACATGTTATTGATTCCAAGCTGGAACCTAGTATTGAACATCAAGAGCTT TATACACTCTTATCACTTGGGGGAATGGTTAAGGATGGACACATCTCCCTTTTAATCAATGCTGGCCTTCTT ATTCTCAAATCAGTTGTTCTGTGGAGCTTCTCAGTCCTTGCTTCATAT GATTGGGAGACAGGgatcttttatgatttttttgcGCATATCTCATCCAAGCTACCTAGAGGGGGTGATGACACCATGATATGGCAATTGAACCGTAGTGGTGTTTTTGATGTGCgctctttctatttttcattgcTAGCAGCCCCGTCGGTGTCTTTTCCTTGGAAGAGCATTTGGTGTGTTAAGGTCCCTAAAAGGGTGGCTTTCTTTTTATGGACAGCTGCTAGGGGTGGGATTCTTACTATAGACAACCTTGTTAAGAAGGATTTACCTCTTGTTAATTGGTGCTGCCTCTATCGATGTGAAGAGGAAACTGTGGATCACTTATTGATCCATTGTAAGTATGCTCATACCTTGTGGAGTGAAGTCCTTCGTTTGTTTGGGGTTCAGTGGGTGATGCCCAAGAACGTTGTTTCTCTTCTCTCTGcatggtggaattggttgggtaGTCACACTTCAAATGTGTGGAATATGGTTCCAGCGTGTCTTATGTGGTTAATTTGGAAGGAACGCAATGCCCGAACTTTTGAGGAAACTGAGAGACTTGTAGATTGTGTGAAGTCCTTGCTGCttaggactttgtttgagtggtcccGTATTTGGGGGTTTACGCATTGTCATTCTTTGttcaattttcttaattctGTTAGcctttctttttga